The following is a genomic window from Campylobacter concisus.
AAAAGAAGCTTTCATTTTTACTCTAGTATGCGGCTCTCACCCAGTCAAATTTCTGTAAAGCATCCATGCGAACGATAAAATCGAACAAATTCCAGTAAGCAAAAATTAAAATTTTATAAATTTAAGCTATAAACAAAGAAATTTCTTGCTAAATTTAGCTCCAAATAAAATAAAAGCAGTCAAGAATTTGCAAAGGGCACTTATTAAAGTTATATTTCTCTAGTCAAGTTTAGCAACCTATTAGATGAAATTTAGATCACGACACTCGAACAAGCACCATAAATTTACAACTCGAAAGAAGTTATCAAATTTACTCTATCAGGCAAACTGTTGCCTAGTCAAATTTCAGTAAAACAACCTGCGCGAGCGATGGCAAGGCGATTAAACTCTAGTAAGCAAAAATTAAAATTTGCTACATTTAGCCCACGAACAAGCAAATTTCTTGTCAAATTTAGTGCCACATAAAAAGCATCATAAACCTTTGCAAAAGCATTATTAAAGCGGATATCTCATTGCCAAATTTAGTCAGTAATCAGGCGAAATTTAATTTAAAACACTCACACAAGCAATTAAATTTACAAACTCGCAAGATGTTCTCAGCACAGCGCCTATGCGAGCGATAACAAAGCGAATAAATTCCAGTAAGTAAAAATCAAAATTTACTAAATTTAAGCCGCGTCTAAATTCATCCTACAAAATTTAACCACAAACCACATCAACAAAGCAAATGGCATCGCGTAAATTTAGCAGATATAAAAATGATAGATTTTTTGAGAAATAGTTATTTATGAGTTTTTGTATTAAAAATTTAATGAAAAAGAGCAAGCCCTAGCCTGCTCTTTGTGAGAATTTAACCCTTTTTTGGAGTTACAAGCATATTTACATAACGACCTTCTATTATAGGCTCTTTGTCGCGGTCAGCCTCATCTTTGATCATCTCCCAGACCTTCTCAAGCATGGCTACGCCAGCTTCTGGGGTGCTCATCTCGCGACCCTTTAAAAATACACGAAATTTAACGTGTTTGCCATCTTGCAAAAACTCGCTTGCGTGTTTAACCTTGTAGTTTATATCGTTTTGGGCGATCTTGACAGAGAGTTTTATCTCTTTTATCTCGATGGTTTTTTGCTTTTTCTTGGCCTCTTTTTGCTTTTTCTCTTGCTGATAGCGGAATTTACCATAGTCCATTATCTTGCAAACTGGCGGCTTCGCGTCTGGCGCTATAAGCACTAGATCAAGCCCAAGCTTATTTGAGATCTCTAAAGCCTCTTCTCTTGAGATGACACCGTATGCCGTGCCATCATCCCCTACACATCTTACCTCTCTCGCCCTTATGTCCTCATTGAGCAATACTTCATTTTCCTTACTCAAAAATGTACCTCACTAAGTTTCTCCTTCGTTAAATTTATAAATTCCGCCAAGCTCATATCGCTCTGCGTCCTAGCCTGTCTGTCGCGTAGCGCAACGCTCTTGTTCGTTACTTCGTTGTCACCTAGCACGACTATCATAGGCACCCTTTGTTTTTCAGCCGTTCTTATTCTTTTATTTAAACTCTCATTTTTACTTGCGATCTCGCTATCGATATTGATCTTTCTTAGCTCGCGTGAAATTTCTTTTGCGTAGTCTAAATGTGCGTCGCTAATAGGTACAATGACGACTTGCGTAGGAGCGATAAAAAATGGTAGCTCACCAGCAGTATGCTCAAGTAAAATTCCTATGAATCTCTCAAAACTGCCAAGCAGTGCTCTGTGAAGCATTACGGGGCGTTGTCTTTCGTTGTTTGCATCGATGTATCCTAGATCAAAGCGCTCTGGCAAGTTAAAATCAACTTGTATCGTGCCGCACTGCCACTTTCTCTTAAGCGCATCAGTGATCTTAATGTCGATTTTTGGACCGTAGAATGCGCCGCCGCCCTCATCGATACCGTATTTAAAGCCATTTTCATCAAGAGCTTCTTTTAGCGCTTTGGTCGCAGTTTCCCAAATTTCATCCCCACCGATCGCTTTTGCCGGCTTGGTTGAAATTTCCATCTCATAGTGAAAGCCAAAATTTTCCATTATCTTGCCAGCAAATTTTAAAATTTCTAAGATATTTTCTTTTATCTGGCTTGGCATACAAAAGATGTGCGAGTCGTCCTGGGCAAATTCGCGAACTCTAAAAAGTCCATGTAAAACGCCGCTTTTTTCATGGCGATGCACTACGCCGTATTCGAAAAATTTAAGTGGCAAATCGCGGTATGAGCGGATGTCGCTTTGATAAACTTTGATGTGACCAACGCAGTTCATCGGCTTTATGCCATATTCTGCCTCATCAATCGTCGTAAAGTACATATTTTCTTTATAGTTTGCGTAGTGGCCGCTTCTTCTCCACACGTCAGCCTTTAAAAGCTCAGGTCCTCGCACTGGCTCGTAGCCACGGTCGCGGTGAGCTTTGTATAAAATTTGCTCTAACTTAGAGCGCAAGCGTCCACCATTTGGTAACCATATCGGCAAGCCGCCACCCACTTCTTCATCAAAAGTAAATAGTTTCATCTCGGTGCCAAGCTTTCTGTGGTCACGCTTTTTGGCCTCTTCGATGATTCGGATGTGCTCTTTTAAGCTCTCTTTATCTGCATAGGCTGTGCCGTAAATTCTAGTTAGCATCTCACGGCTCTCATCGCCTCCAAGATAAGCCCCGGCCACGCGTGTTAGTTTGAAAAATTTTAAAAATTTAGTATTTGGTACGTGTGGTCCACGGCAAAGATCTTCAAAATCGCCTTGCGAATAGCTACTCACTTCGCCATCTGGAATTCTTTTTAAGACCTCTTGTTTAAGATCATCGTTTTTAAATTTCTCACTCATATTAGCTTTGGTTGAGCAAGTTTTGACGATGTCAAATTTCTTCTCAGCAAGCTCTTTCATTTTTTCTTCGATCACAGCTAGATCGCTCTCGCCTAGCTTCGTGCCCTCATCATCAACTCTAAAATCATAATAAAACCCATCTTCTACATTTGGTCCGACAAAGAATTTTGCCTTTGGATAGAGTGATTTGATAGCTTGTGCCATGAGATGCGCACAGGAGTGTCTGATAACGTGTAGTGCTTCTTTTGAGTTGTCAAAATAGACAGGCTCAGCACTACTCTCACGCCCTGCGATACTTTGAGTATC
Proteins encoded in this region:
- the infC gene encoding translation initiation factor IF-3; its protein translation is MSKENEVLLNEDIRAREVRCVGDDGTAYGVISREEALEISNKLGLDLVLIAPDAKPPVCKIMDYGKFRYQQEKKQKEAKKKQKTIEIKEIKLSVKIAQNDINYKVKHASEFLQDGKHVKFRVFLKGREMSTPEAGVAMLEKVWEMIKDEADRDKEPIIEGRYVNMLVTPKKG
- the thrS gene encoding threonine--tRNA ligase — encoded protein: MSDIIAYKLNGEIVDTQSIAGRESSAEPVYFDNSKEALHVIRHSCAHLMAQAIKSLYPKAKFFVGPNVEDGFYYDFRVDDEGTKLGESDLAVIEEKMKELAEKKFDIVKTCSTKANMSEKFKNDDLKQEVLKRIPDGEVSSYSQGDFEDLCRGPHVPNTKFLKFFKLTRVAGAYLGGDESREMLTRIYGTAYADKESLKEHIRIIEEAKKRDHRKLGTEMKLFTFDEEVGGGLPIWLPNGGRLRSKLEQILYKAHRDRGYEPVRGPELLKADVWRRSGHYANYKENMYFTTIDEAEYGIKPMNCVGHIKVYQSDIRSYRDLPLKFFEYGVVHRHEKSGVLHGLFRVREFAQDDSHIFCMPSQIKENILEILKFAGKIMENFGFHYEMEISTKPAKAIGGDEIWETATKALKEALDENGFKYGIDEGGGAFYGPKIDIKITDALKRKWQCGTIQVDFNLPERFDLGYIDANNERQRPVMLHRALLGSFERFIGILLEHTAGELPFFIAPTQVVIVPISDAHLDYAKEISRELRKINIDSEIASKNESLNKRIRTAEKQRVPMIVVLGDNEVTNKSVALRDRQARTQSDMSLAEFINLTKEKLSEVHF